The nucleotide window TCGGCATTTATTTAGGTCGTTTTGAACGGTTTAATAGTTGGGATTTTGTGACCAAACCGAAGATTTTGCTCAGTAGTATTATGGATAATTTAGCTCGCAAACAACCTATTATTGTTATCTTAATTACTTTTGTGGTGATAACGGGTTTATATTGGTTAGTTAAACAGGTTAATTTAGGAGTTGCTTTGAGAATTAAAGAGTCAAAATCAGGAAAAAGTTAATCCTATTTTTTAATATAGGTGGATAGTGCCCACCTATTTTATTTTAGGGTAAAACACCAGCCCCACCGGGTAAATTCCAAATATTAACCCAACCTCTTTGACCATTTTCAGTTTCTACAAATACAGAATTATTCGTTTGCATTCCATCATAGACCCGCACGGGTTGTCCTTCTTGCAACTGCTGAACTAATGAACCAGTCCCTGGTTCTGTCCGTAGTGACGCAGAATCAAGTATGGGTTGCCACTGACCAGAAATTACCGTTCCTCCTAAACCTTGTCTTGAAGTTGTGTAACCGGTTGGGATAGCAATAGTTCCTTGTTCTAAAACGTTTCTTTGCTGTCCTGTAGCTTGTTGTTGAGTCACATTCTGTTGATAGGATGACTGATTTTGGTTAGTTTGTTGTCCTGTGACTGCATTACTTTGAGAGTTGGTAGGATTTTGTTCTATACCACAAATAGAGGATAAATTGATATATTGTCCTGTATTAGTAATCATATAACAAGTTGAGGGAATTTGCGCTTGAACTGGGGATGTCATGCCAAAACCTGCCCCTAAACTTAATAAGATACTACTACTAATTATATATTTAAATTGATTAAAGTCTATCATTGGTTTTATCCTCTTTTTAACTCGCCTTAATTGTAAGAATAGCGAGTTTTTGCTATAGGTTTCCTCTAGTCTGAGAAAGATTTATCACTCTGCTTTAAGGCGGAATTGAAGAGTGATTTAGAGCAACTAAAACGGTAGAGTCAGTAAGAAGAGATAAAAAAATTCAAAATCAACTCT belongs to Gloeothece citriformis PCC 7424 and includes:
- a CDS encoding SH3 domain-containing protein translates to MIDFNQFKYIISSSILLSLGAGFGMTSPVQAQIPSTCYMITNTGQYINLSSICGIEQNPTNSQSNAVTGQQTNQNQSSYQQNVTQQQATGQQRNVLEQGTIAIPTGYTTSRQGLGGTVISGQWQPILDSASLRTEPGTGSLVQQLQEGQPVRVYDGMQTNNSVFVETENGQRGWVNIWNLPGGAGVLP